Sequence from the Thermothelomyces thermophilus ATCC 42464 chromosome 2, complete sequence genome:
TGAGCAGTTCCTGTGTGCGCACGAGTTGAATATCGTCGAGAGCCAACGATGGCTGCGCGGGGAACCTCTCTGCGCGACAAGCAGATTGGTACGCATTTACAGAAACTTTATCCTCTCTCTTATTCTTTTCGCAGTATCTGGTGGCGAGCTAACGTAGGCCATCGGCCGGAGTATACAGCTTCTATCAAGAAGATTCTCAACTTAAACGAGCCCCTCGAAGCAACCGAGAATGACGACACGTCTTCCAGTGGTTTATCTGTGCCCGCTGCGCCTATATCGAAAGATGGTACCCCTATCTGGAAGCTTCTTGTGTTTGATGTGAGCAACACCCACGACACCTGGGATGCTGTTTCGTTCAGGGCTTCGCAATAGGAAGAGAGGCACTGTCGGGGACTGGGCTAACGTACACTGCGAAGGATCTCGGACGGGATGTAATCAGCCCAGTACTTCAGGTGTCGGACCTCAGGTCGATGGGCGTGACAATGCACATGTGAGCCTCATTCTGCAACCTCGGGAGGCTCGTTGCTGATCGGTCAAGGCACATTGCTTCCCAGAGGGCCGCCATTCCCGATGTCCCCGTAATATACTTGGTCGAGCCGACACCAGCGAATTTGCAGGCGATCACAAATGACCTCCAAAAGGGACTTTACAGCTCTGCCCACCTCAACTTCCTCTCCTCGATACCGCGACCCCTGTTGGAGGACTTTGCCGCGCAAACGGCTGCTGCGGGTACCTCTGAACAGATCGCACAAGTGTACGATCAATATATCAACTTCATCGTCACCGAACCAGATCTGTTCAGCCTCGGCATGCAGAAGGAGCATACATACTGGGCCTTGAACAGTGCGAAAACAAAAGATGAGGAGCTGGACCGTGTGATAGACCGAATCGTCAGCGGCCTATTCAGCGTGGTGGTGACATCGGGTATGCGTTTGGACCCCTTTCACTACAAGTAACCTTGCAAGACTGACTGCTCCGTAGGAGTGATACCTATCGTATGTCAAATATCTCGACGAGCTGGCCGCCTGCCATCTCGTCCCTCGACTGAAGTGTGCTAACCCGTATGACCAGATTCGCTGCCCTAGAGGTGCTGCAGCCGAGATGATTGCAGCCAAACTTGACCGCAAGCTTCGAGATCATGTGGTTAATTCCAAGGACAACCTCTTCTCATCACAAGCGCGATCCGGCCCTTCAGCCGCAGGAACGCCCACCTCCAGACCTGTTCTCATCATTCTTGATCGTAACGTTGACCTGATACCCATGCTGTCTCACTCCTGGACATACCAAAGCCTTTGTTTTGACATCTTCAAGGTGAGTCTATCTTCCTTTGTGATGGGGGGTCACCATCGCTAAAGCTTTGCTGTAGTCCGAGTTGAACCGCATTACTATCGAAACCCCCGTCGATTCCAGCAATCCAGCGAAAGGGGTCTCGAAGAAGACATATGACCTCGCCGCCAACGATTTTTTCTGGGCCAAAAATGCATGCTTGCCATTTCCACAAGTCGCTGAAGATATCGGTAGGTGGAGCTTGCTTGACACGCATGGCTGTTGCACGGAACTGCGTACGCGCCGCGTATTCTAGGTATCTAACACTTAAGGTAGATGCCGAGCTCACGAAATacaaggaggaggcggaggctaTCACGAAAAAGACGGGAGTCAGCAACTTCGAAGATCTTCAGCATGACACGAATGCAAGCGCGCAGCACCTGAAGGCGGCCATTACCCTTCTCCCAGAACTTCGAGAAAGGAAAGCGACGCTCGACATGCACATGAACATCCTCGCCGCGGTCTTGGGGGAGATCCAGAACCGCCAGTTGGATAATTACTTCCAATTGGAAGAAAATGTTATGAAGCAGAGCAAAGCGCAGATGTTGGAGTTGATCAAGGCGGACAACAAAGGCCAACCAACAGATAAGCTCCGATTGTTTGTGATTTGGTTCCTCAGCACCGAGCAGGACGTGTCTCGACAAGAATGGGCGCAGTTTGAAGAGGCCTTGGAGGCAGCGGGATGCGACAAGACATGCCTGGCATATATCCGACAGTGCGTGCCCTCCAGCCATTCCGCGAGACTGTGTGCTAATCAACCACCCTTTCAGAGTCCGAGCAACCACCAAGATGACACAGCTCACCACCGTCACTAACCAAGCGGCGGCAAGTCAGCAACAGTCCGGATCTTCAGATCTTTTCAACCGCTTCTCGGCTATCTCAACCCGTCTCACAGACCGGCTCAAAGAGACGGGCGTTCCGACCAATGCGTTGACATCCAATGTTGCCTCTCTTCTCGGCGGGATCAAGAACTTCCTGCCTGCCGACAAGGACCTCACTGTTACCAAGATCACCGAATCAATTATGGACCCGTCGAGTGCGAGTACATCGGCTATTGCCAAGACCGAGAATTACCTCTACTTTGACCCCCGGAGCGCGAATGCGCGGGGCACCATGCCTCAGCCATCAGCACTGCGGGCGGGAACAGGCGGAGCCACGGCGCCGGGTGGACTCCCTGGGTCGGCGCTTGGCGCACCGATGGCCGGGACTGGGGCCACCTTCGGCCAGCGGAGACAGGGCTTCTCGGAAGCCATTGTGTTCATGGTCGGGGGCGGATCTATGGATGAGTATGGCAACTTGCAGGAGTGGGCTGCCCGCACGGCTGGCGGAGATCGGGCCAAGAGAAGGGTCATCTACGGCGCCAGCGAGCTAATCAATGCCGGGCAGTTTATCAAGGAGGAGCTGAACAAATTGGGAAGGGAGATATCTTGAAACCTTGGGCTCAACGGTGGGATGCCCACAATTACGGATAGCTTGTTACTGCGTCCTGCTCTGCAGAAACGGATGGACTCAGCCGAAGCACCCCCCGCAATCTTAAGCCTAATCACATCGTGGAACGACACAAGCCGAAACGTGAACTACTTGTTTATGCCATGGCTGCCAGGTAGTGAATGGGCGCAGTCAAAACAACGCCTCGACAGCCCCTGTGCGCGTAGCATCGCAAGTGAGCCCGTCACAACTCTCACAATTTCTACGCTGATCCAATGCGAACAGACCGAGCAACAGTCAAAATACCCATTCAAATCTGGAGGAGGGTAAGGATACCTTTCACAAGTTTCCAGTCTACTTTGTTCCGAGGAGACAGGGGAAATTGCCGTGAAGTTAGCATTGAGCGCGCGGCTCAGAATTTGTGTTGCGAGCAGTATGACCCCAAACGTCCAACAGACTTGCAGGCCGTAGTGTATAGACTAGAGAGTAGTAGTGTAGAGCGCAATACTTTAACCCCACAGTCAAGAAATAACTATCCAACTCCACATTGTATAGCAGCACCGTCGAAACATACAAACAaagcgaaaaaaaaaaggcttgAAATGAAATTACGGGAACAAAATACCAGCTTGCAACACCATCAGTGGCAGCAATCAAGTCCTCCCCTGGTCTGTCGGTATGTgcgcagtactccgtacgtatgtactgtacggatacAACACATACCTCTCCGTACCATACATGTGGGGATAACATGGCAGTCCTCCCTCTAAGTCTAAAAAAGCACCCCGGTTATCTAAGTGCAACCTTAACGCACCTAGCACCCTGGTCCAAATTAACTACTGTGTGTAGCACACTACTGAGAGTACACTAGGATGTCCAAATTACCCCACTAAGAGCGGTCAATCTACACTACATGTGAGGAGTGGTTGTGGCTTAAAGAGAGTAGATGCCGCGGCTCGGCAAGCCAgctttgtttttttttttttgttttttttttttttaacttTTGGAGCCGGGTGGGTGATTTCCAAAACGCATACCTACCTTAGGTAACCACTCAGGTTGGAAGACTGATCTCCAGTCGACCCAAGTGGGGATGATTGGCAGCTTGTCGGTAGGTGTCACTATTGTCCGTGCTAGTGAAGCACTAATGCCGCATTTTCGAAATTTCATACTTGTACGGAGATATTGTCGCTCAGTCGTTAGTCGGTTTTGGGAAATGATACGGCGTCTGAAATTCGGAACCCCATCATCTTGGAGCAACGGAGCACGCCTTGGTTCCTTCCTGTTGTTGTAATCCTTGTCAGTTCTGCAACCAGAACCAATCAACAATGCCGAAAGCCGTTTAACGTCACCACCCGTTCCCGATTAGGCGCTGAAACACCTATGCACACTAGGTTTGCCTGGCATCTCGCGGTAATCAAGCCCCTTCATTCGCGGGTCCCTTCTCGGGGTCCTTGTTGTCGCCCACGAGGATCGAGCCGCCGCCTCTTGGTTCGAAAATCGCGAGTCTGAAACCGCAACTTGTTCGCCTGGCTGTTCGATTCTTCTCTGCCAGTCAAGCGGCTTCGACAGCCTGAGACTTTAGAGTACCGCGCTTGCAGCCCCAAACCCGCCGCGCAGCGGACAGTCGAGAGAGGGCGTTCAACATTTCCTGGCGCAAACCTGTGGTGCACCTAAAGTACAATACACGCCTACACGCGCGCGCCTCAGGACGAACGGCACAAAGATCGAGACGGTAGAGGGGGCCGCGCACGGAGAAAGAGGCGTTGCGAATACACAGCCAACCCGATCGACGCCGACTTCTCGGCACGACAACCGGCGGCCGCGCGGCTGCGGCGAAGGAGGCAAAGTAATTCGTACACCGGCAGGTGACACGATCCCACAGCCACCTCGCCGACACCCGACCTTCCAACGTGGGGCCGACCCCTCTGACACTTTGACGATTCTTTCAGAACACTCAGCCGTCCGAATCGGTAACATATTCTTCGTTACTGTAGACATAACGCAGAAAGCCCGCCCGAGCTAGGACTCACGGGTTGCATGCGCTTTGGCAGCGGTTTGGCGGTTTGCCGCACCTCCTCGATTCGTTAGACGCACAGCTCGTTGCGTTTCAGTCGACTCCGTGGAGTTTCAGACAACCATGTCGTACAATCGATTAGGTAAGTGGACATCCTCGTTCCTGATATCTCCTTCTATGAGGGCCATCTTTGCTGCAAGCTGGTCGTCGTCGCGAGCTGGCCCTCGAATCCACATTCTTTACCTCGGTCCTCACGTTCTTTGACTGTCTGTATCCAAGAGGCCTGCCTCCTTGGGCTTCTCTCGTTTTCGCGCCTCTCTTGCCCGCGGCCTGAAATTTCTCCTTGCGATCTGTGCCGGTGCCGCGATCCTGCTGCGTTTTCCGGTCAAGGCGCGAGCCCTAGGAGCAAGTCAACGTCCAGTTTGCGGCGACTGCTTGGCCTTTTAGTATACGACCGTCTCAGGCTCCGCggcgtagctcgtggccATCTCTGGTCTGTAACGCGCTGGCCTGCACACCGAAGGATTTCACTCGTACCGGTCAGAGAGAAGTGTTGGTCGGTCGGTACCAAGGTTAGCTAACCGTGCCTCATCATCCAGACGACGACTATTACGAGAGCCACCCATTGGAGACCAGGATGCATAGGACGCCGTCCCCTACGCATCCACTCCAACACGGGTATCACCTAGAAGACAACCCGTACGGACACTCGCAACTCGACATACCCCAAGGTCCTGGCAGGTACAGTCCGGGCGACGCATTACATATGCAGACAGCAGTGAGTACAGCCGACCTTGGGGCATGCGGTGGGGAGAAGGAGGGAGTAAAAGGTCGCCAGCCCGACTGACAAAGCTACCAGCAATCAGTCGACAACCTCGGGAGCTACTCGGTCAACCCCGAGGCGCATCACGATGCCTACTACAACCAACCTTACGAGCCGCACCCTACAGGGCACTCGGGATACGACCAAACGCCGTACTACGACGATGATCGGCGGCCGATGCTAGCCCACAACGGCTCCCAAGTCGGCGCAAGCGACCCATACCACGACAACCAGCAGCCCAGGCCAAACAATGGAATCAAGAGGTGGAAGACGGTGAAGCAGGTGCTCCTGTACCGGGGGAACTTGGTCCTCGACTGCCCGATCCCTCCAAAGCTGCTGAACCAGCTGCCCCACGGAGAGCGCGATGAGTTTACCCACATGCGCTACTCGGCCGCGACATGCGACCCGGCCGACTTCTACGAGGAGAACTTCACCCTCCGTCAGAAGCTGTTCAGCAAGCCCCGGCACACGGAGCTGTTCATCGTTGTGACCATGTACAACGAGGACGAGATCCTGTTTGCGCGCACCATGATCGGCGTCTTCAAGAACATCGAGTACATGTGCAAGCGGACCGAGAGCAAGACGTGGGGCAAGGACGCCTGGAAGAAGATCGTCGTCTGCGTCGTCAGCGACGGCCGCGCCAAGATCAACCCGCGGACCCGGGCGCTATTGGCCGGTATGGGCGTGTACCAGGAGGGTATCGCCAAGCAGCAGGTCAACGGCAAGGACGTCACGGCGCACATTTACGAGTACACGACTCAGGTTGGCATGGCCATCCGGAACGACGTCGTGCAGCTCATCCCCAAGCAGCAGCCCGTGCAGATGCTGTTCTGCCTCAAGGAGAAGAACCAGAAGAAGATCAACTCGCACCGCTGGTTCTTCCAGGCCTTTGGTCGCGTCCTGGACCCCAACATCTGCGTGCTGATCGACGCCGGTACCAAGCCGGGTAGCACCTCCATCTACCACCTCTGGAAGGCCTTTGACCTGGAGCCCATGTGTGCCGGCGCCTGCGGTGAGATCAAGGCCATGCTGGGCACGGGCGGCAAAAACCTTCTCAACCCGCTGGTCGCCACCCAGAACTTTGAGTACAAGATGAGCAACATCTTGGACAAGCCTCTGGAATCGGCCTTCGGCTTCATCTCCGTGCTGCCCGGCGCCTTCTCCGCCTACCGCTATGTTGCCCTCCAGAACGACAAGAACGGCAAGGGCCCGTTGGAGAAGTATTTTGCAGGCGAAAAGCTTCAcggtgccggcgccggcattTTCACCGCCAACATGTACCTCGCCGAGGATCGtatcctctgcttcgagCTCGTCACCAAGCGCAACTGCCACTGGATCCTGCAGTATGTCAAGTCGGCCACGGGCGAGACCGACGTGCCCGACACAGTGACCGAATTGATCTTGCAGCGCCGCCGCTGGCTGAACGGGTCCTTCTTCGCCGCCATCTACGCCATCGTCCACTTCCACCAGTTCTTCCGCTCGGATCATTCCCTCATGCGCAAGCTGGCCTTCTTTATCGAGTTCGTCTTCAACACGGTCAACATGATCTTTGCTTGGTTCGCTATCGGCAACTTCTTCTTGGTGTTCAAGATTCTTACAACCAGCCTGGGCGACGAAAACCTGCTAGGCGAGGTCGGGAAGATCCTTAGTGTGGTGTTCACCTGGTTGTACGGCGTCTCGCTGGTGACGTGCTTCGTGCTGTCGATGGGCAACCGCCCGGCAGGATCAGGGCCGTACTACATGGCCATGGTTGTCTTCTGGGCTATTCTTTTCATGTAggtcttcttttttttcttttttttctttttttttttccctctcttCCCCTCTTGCCCCAGGATAGTGACAGCATGAACTGACGTCGAGTTTCCAGCTACCTCATGTTCGCTGCCATCTACATCGCCGTCAACGCCATCATCACGGATCTTAATGCGCACGGCTTCAGCATCGACTCGCTCTTCAAGAACAAAGTCTTTTACACGCTGATCGTGTCCGTCATGTCGACCTACGGCATCTGGCTGATCGCCTCCCTGCTCATGTTCGACCCCTGGCACATGTTCACCTCGCTCATCCAGTACATGCTCCTCTCGCCCACCTACACCAACGTACTCAACGTCTACGCCTTTTGTAACACGCACGACATCTCGTGGGGTACCAAGGGCGACGACAAGCCGGAGGCCCTGCCATCGGTCAACACCAAGGACGGGCAGGGCAAGACGGACCTGCCGGACGAGGGCGACCTTAACGCGCAGTACGAGCGCGAGCTGCAGGTGTTCAGCCGGAAGCCGGTCAAGGAGGTCaagccgccgacgccgagccAGATCGAGGAGAAGCAGATGGACTACTACCGCGGCGTGCGCACCGTGGTCGTGCTGGTCTGGATGATCACCAACTTTGCCCTCTGCGCCGTCGTCCTCTCGACCGCGGGCGTCGACAAGATCGTGCCCGGCAACGGAGAGTCGGAGGAGGAGATCAAGAGCAACCGCGCCAACGTCTACCTCAGCGTCGTCCTCTGGTCCGTGGCCGGTCTGTCGGCGTTCAAGTTCCTCGGCGCGCTCTGGTTCCTGGTGGTGAGGATGTTCAGGGGCGTCTAGACAGATGAGAGAGAATCGAGAGCTGGTCGGTACCCGCCGCGCAAGGGTTTGTGTGTGAAGAGGAGGAAAGTTAGTTGATCTGACTGATATATGGAAAAAaatcttttttttcctttcatTTTCTTCTTGTTCGTCGCACTTGCGTTCGACTCTGGGGCCAGCGCCAACCGACGGGGCTGCCAGTCAGCCGGTCAGCGGAAATGTGCGAGCCTGCATTTGAGGGATGCAATGATTCATGTCTTCTGGACCTGTTTTATTCTTTTGATTCCTATTTCGCCgctgtctttttttttttttttttggcctaGTCATGACGTTCGGATTCTGATGGAATCTTTTGAAACGAGGTGTTGATGTGGAGATTCCCAGCGACGGAGTAGTACTTGTTTTGTTTGTATGTTTCAAAAGACGGAGAGAGCATGTGTGTCAGCTTCATCTGTGTTTGGAAGAGATTAATACCCTCTGAGACTCTATGACCGTGCTGCGAGTCTCTTCGAGTGCGTGGCGTTGGTGTCACTGGTTGAGATGGCTGGCTTTTGTCAAACTTTATGCTTGAACTGCCGGAAAAGCGGGCAGCGCCGAGGCGAATACATCGCATGCATGTTCTTAAAGCTGTGGTTAAACATGTATTTTGCCAACTCTGGTAGCCTTCTCTGCTGTATGGTCGGCCGCTTTTTGCCCCCTGTACTTGCTGTCGCACTCAGTTACCTCAGCTTCTTTTGAAAATGCCGAGCCCTTTTCGGACATTTAGTCCGAGAAGGTCGTTCGGCACCAGCGTGGCGTCAATGGTACACTAGGAGCCTATTGGTGCTGAACATCGAAGATAAACAAAGCTAATATGAAAGTCTCGAGCATATCATCGGAATGTTCCAGGCACTTCTCGGAACGGGCCGTTCAGGCATGCAATGTTACCCCAGGCTTGCAAGACACTCTACAAGAAAAAGCCAACCTCGATGTGCCTTACTCTACGAAGTAGCTTGTGTGGGAGTTCACACGGAGCATACTTGTTCATAGCGctctctagtctaattcAGCAGAAGACATAGCATGAGCCGCCGAGTGTCTCCGTCTTATGGCCCGCTGGGGAAGCACAGTCCGTAGTAGAACGTTGCACAACAGTTCGACAAGCCATGCCATTTCCGCGGAGGCAGCCTGCGATGATGATCAGGAACGGCGGTTCCCACCGCAGGCGACAACATAAGGAGGGACGTTCTGATGGGCCAAAAAAAAGACGGGTAATGAGACGGGCCaggagggaggggagggcGGCATGGTTCAGGGACACGCGTCGTCAATTAGAGACAAAAAAAACATGGTGACGGCTTGAAAGGTGGCGGCTCGGTAGACAGAAACAGCAGGGCTGAAGCCACGGCTTGCCTTAGGTGAATCACCTCGTCTCTTTTCGATGAAGGCCGAAAGCGCGATGACAGGCGTTTGTGTTCTTTTGCTAGGTTTCCGATTCTGGCTTAGATGGGTTCGAGATACAAGTTTCTGGAAAGATGGGAAGCGAGGATGCAGAAAGGGGGCCTTCGGAAGGCGCCTACCTGCCGGCTCCAGATCTCTTTGAAAATCCGGGGTTGTCATCGACCGGGTTTGTTTCTTTCTTTGACGGAGGAGCGAGTGCACACTAACGAACCCACTTTCCAACGACAAACTTGGACACGGAAAGAATGACTCTGTTCTGAAGCTCGCGAGCTCCTGGAAGATTTTTATTGCCAAGTGGGAGGCTTAGCTTCGCGCCCAGCCACGCCCTGCTTGGAAGGCGCAACCGCACCCTCTTGACGCAATACTGCCGCTAGAACAGCGAACAACGTGCTGCAGCCGGGTTGACTTGTTGGAGGCATACTGGCGTCAGCCGTCTGCAGGTGGTGCAAAAAGCGCCGGTTGCCGCGTGGTTGTACGAAATTTCAACAGCGGCCGCTTGGCATTGAGGTTTGCAGGGGTTCCGCCAAGGCCCATTAAGAGGTACTGTTTTGCTGGATTCACAGCGAAAAGGTACTTTGCGGGGAAGCAAAACGATTGCGTAACGAATAAGACGGTAGCGCGCCGCGTGACCACTCCGAAGTTTTCATCAAGTAACGGAAAGCTTGTACTGGAGTCTCAGCTTCAACTTGGAACTCCAACGTCAAGCCAACGAGTGGCACCTGACGCCATCCTTCAGCCGCCCAGCATTGGTCAGATCGATGCGCAAAAGCTGACTTGTTGACTCCCTGCCGCTGCTCATTAACTACCGTGAGCGCTGAAGCGATGTTCTGCCAGTTGCCGTCAGTGGCTTGCTGCCCGGCGCATGGCTTGTGTTTGCATTCGTGGCTGCCGGGCCACGAGTTGACGTAACTTTGCTCGGGGCTTTGCTCTGCAGGTTTGTGCCTTGGAGAGCCGCTCGGCTGGGCAAGCGTCCCTAGGCCTCTCATTTGGTTGGCTTGAAGGCTGATGAGGTGAAAGTGTACCGATGTATCTACAG
This genomic interval carries:
- a CDS encoding glycosyltransferase family 2 protein (CAZy_ID 268027); its protein translation is MSYNRLDDDYYESHPLETRMHRTPSPTHPLQHGYHLEDNPYGHSQLDIPQGPGRYSPGDALHMQTAQSVDNLGSYSVNPEAHHDAYYNQPYEPHPTGHSGYDQTPYYDDDRRPMLAHNGSQVGASDPYHDNQQPRPNNGIKRWKTVKQVLLYRGNLVLDCPIPPKLLNQLPHGERDEFTHMRYSAATCDPADFYEENFTLRQKLFSKPRHTELFIVVTMYNEDEILFARTMIGVFKNIEYMCKRTESKTWGKDAWKKIVVCVVSDGRAKINPRTRALLAGMGVYQEGIAKQQVNGKDVTAHIYEYTTQVGMAIRNDVVQLIPKQQPVQMLFCLKEKNQKKINSHRWFFQAFGRVLDPNICVLIDAGTKPGSTSIYHLWKAFDLEPMCAGACGEIKAMLGTGGKNLLNPLVATQNFEYKMSNILDKPLESAFGFISVLPGAFSAYRYVALQNDKNGKGPLEKYFAGEKLHGAGAGIFTANMYLAEDRILCFELVTKRNCHWILQYVKSATGETDVPDTVTELILQRRRWLNGSFFAAIYAIVHFHQFFRSDHSLMRKLAFFIEFVFNTVNMIFAWFAIGNFFLVFKILTTSLGDENLLGEVGKILSVVFTWLYGVSLVTCFVLSMGNRPAGSGPYYMAMVVFWAILFIYLMFAAIYIAVNAIITDLNAHGFSIDSLFKNKVFYTLIVSVMSTYGIWLIASLLMFDPWHMFTSLIQYMLLSPTYTNVLNVYAFCNTHDISWGTKGDDKPEALPSVNTKDGQGKTDLPDEGDLNAQYERELQVFSRKPVKEVKPPTPSQIEEKQMDYYRGVRTVVVLVWMITNFALCAVVLSTAGVDKIVPGNGESEEEIKSNRANVYLSVVLWSVAGLSAFKFLGALWFLVVRMFRGV